A region of Micromonas commoda chromosome 4, complete sequence DNA encodes the following proteins:
- a CDS encoding predicted protein yields MTDYHAEGVKLLALQDQPGPGSIYEDVSPIFRLPNGGTFFIGNIRAASNKATLQANGITHVINAQDPDTQNFFEDDESFTYLRFPIAHWWRSKEDMNSHVGVRRYFAPLFAFVEKALRAGKNVMVHCLAGAHRAGTSGVALAMYYLRLSAIQGTMFVKERRPIVDPIGSFPELLKRLDAALQDLKKINALVAKEKLAKAKAETAA; encoded by the exons ATGACGGACTACCACGCGGAGGGTGTCAAGCTCCTGGC GCTCCAGGATCAGCCTGGTCCGGGTAGCATCTACGAGGATGTATCCCCCATCTTCAGGCTTCCGAACGGCGGGACCTTCTTCATCGGAAAcatccgcgcggcgtcgaacaAGGCGACGCTCCAGGCGAACGGCATCACCCACGTTATCAACGCGCAAGATCCGGACACTCAAAACTtcttcgaggacgacgagtcgTTCACGTACCTCCGGTTTCCCATCGCGCACTGGTGGAGGAGTAAGGAGGACATGAACTCGCACGTGGGGGTACGACGGTACTTCGCCCCGCTCTTCGCCTTcgtggagaaggcgctgCGCGCGGGCAAGAACGTGATGGTGCACTGCCTGGCTGGCGCGCACAGGGCGGGCACGTCGGGGGTGGCTCTGGCTATGTACTACCTTCGTCTGAGCGCGATACAGGGGACGATGTTCGTCAAGGAGAGGAGGCCCATCGTGGATCCGATCGGGAGCTTCCCGGAGCTGCTCAAgaggctcgacgcggcgctgcagGACCTCAAGAAGATTAACGCGTTGGTGGCGAAGGAGAAACTGGCAAAGGCAAAGGCAGAAACGGCAGCGTGA
- a CDS encoding p-type ATPase superfamily (plasma proton) yields MGRGGAPDTDGNDAAPLLASTVSSSGAKNRKNPVTGKPDTYGGSSDFQEDDPNLYMGVPKSELLNTPEEGLSETEASHRLTRFGYNKLREKEENIWWKLFLEFVQPMPLMIWAAIAIETLEAFLKTSRGEDASDSWIDVVVLVILQLLNVLVGFIEELKAGDAIAALRESLKPEATVKRGGRVYNMDATELVPGDIVCLGAGGAIPADCILREGKPIQVDQAALTGESLPVTMHAGAEAKMGSTVTRGEIEATVSATGSQTFFGKTADLVQGVDELGHFEKVLREIMIILVAAGSIICFIVFCYLLNIGVDFWEVLAFNVVLLVASIPIALRVVCTTTLALGCHELAAEKAIVARLSSVEELAGMTILCSDKTGTLTLNKMMLQEDLPIFVKGLSRDDVLQLAALAAKWWEPPKDALDTLVLNAVDIRTLNDYDQTDYMPFDPTIKRTESTVVNKKTGKGMKVTKGAPNVVLDMCDNKAQVAAQVESKVMELAHRGIRSLAVARTVGSPNGPLEFVGILTFLDPPRPDTKHTIDCADDFGVAVKMITGDHKAIAVETCRVLGMGTNVLGTDKLPLMQAQDLEKCTTLGRDYGELCRGADGFAQVYPEHKYLIVEALRQQGFLVGMTGDGVNDAPALKRADVGIAVQGATNAAQAAADIVLTEPGLSTIVTAIVTSRKIFQRMKNFVIYRIACTEQLLLFFFWSCIFYHPSEYNEDWPSYFYIPVIALVTITILNDGTIISVAYDNVHASQLPEKWDLNILYIVSSAIGMTALLSSLILLSYALSSVDPNSSWAAMGLPQLSYGEIQCLMYLKISLSDYFSVFNSRCKGWMWTRAPSVVLVGAFILATFASTMLSVYWPFGNGMEGISWALAFYVWMYVMFWAIVQDAAKVLTYAVLQNIGWVQSVDVIDEAALKRSRDQLFDVQIG; encoded by the exons atgggacgcggcggcgctcccgaCACGGACGG GAACGATGCCGCCCCGCTGCTGGCGTCGACCGTCTCGTCATCCGGCGCGAAGAACAGGAAGAACCCGGTGACCGGCAAGCCCGACACCTACGGCGGGTCCAGCGATTTCCAGGAGGATGACCCCAACCTCTACATGGGCGTCCCCAAGTCGGAGCTCTTGAACACTCCCGAGGAGGGCCTGTCCgagacggaggcgtcgcACCGCCTCACGCGCTTCGGGTACAATAAGCTgcgcgagaaggaggagaacaTCTGGTGGAAGCTCTTCCTCGAGTTTGTCCAGCCGATGCCCTTGATGATCTGggccgcgatcgcgatcgAGACCCTCGAGGCGTTCCTCAAaaccagccgcggcgaggacgccagcGACTCGTggatcgacgtcgtcgtcctcgtcatcctccagctcctcaacgtcctcgtcggcttcatcgaggagctcaaagccggcgacgccatcgccgcgttgcgCGAGTCGCTCAAGCCCGAGGCTACCGTGAAGCGCGGGGGCCGCGTCTACAacatggacgcgacggagctgGTCCCCGGTGATATCGTgtgcctcggcgcgggcggcgcgatcccTGCCGACtgcatcctccgcgagggAAAGCCCATCCAGGTTGACCAGGCGGCGCTCACTGGCGAATCGCTCCCGGTGACGATGCACGCCGGAGCCGAGGCAAAGATGGGATCGACGgtgacccgcggcgagatcgaggCCACCGTCTCCGCCACCGGCTCCCAGACCTTCTTCGGCAAGACCGCGGACCTCGTGCagggcgtggacgagctcggacACTTTGAGAAGGTGCTCCGCGAGATCATGATCATcctggtcgccgcgggttccATCATCTGTTTCATCGTGTTTTGCTACCTGCTCAACATCGGCGTCGACTTCTGGGAGGTGCTCGCGTTCaacgtcgtcctcctcgtcgcctccATCCCCATCGCCCTGCGTGTCGTGTGCACCACGACCCTCGCCCTGGGTTgccacgagctcgccgccgagaaggccatcgtcgcgcgcctctcctccgtcgaggagctcgcgggcaTGACCATCCTCTGCTCCGACAAGACGGGCACCCTGACCCTCAACAAGATGATGCTTCAGGAAGATCTTCCCATCTTCGTCAAGGGTCTGAGCAGGGACGACGTGctccagctcgcggcgctcgccgccaagtgGTGGGAGCCCCCCAAGGATGCGCTCGACACCCTCGTGCTCAACGCGGTTGACATTCGTACCCTCAACGACTACGACCAGACGGACTACATGCCCTTCGATCCCACGATCAAGCGCACGGAGTCTACCGTGGTGAACAAGAAGACGGGTAAGGGGATGAAGGTGACCAAGGGTGCGCCCAACGTCGTGCTGGACATGTGCGACAACAAGGCGCAGGTTGCGGCTCAGGTCGAGTCCAAGGTTATGGAgctcgcgcaccgcggcatccgctccctcgcggtcgcgcgcaCCGTGGGCTCCCCCAACGGACCCCTCGAGTTTGTCGGTATCCTCACCTTCCTCGACCCGCCCAGACCCGACACCAAGCACACCATCGACTGCGCCGACGACtttggcgtcgccgtgaaGATGATCACCGGCGACCACAAGGCGATCGCCGTGGAGACGtgccgcgtcctcggcatGGGAACCAACGTCTTGGGCACCGACAAGCTCCCTCTGATGCAGGCACAGGACCTCGAGAAGTGCACCACGCTCGGCAGGGACTACGGCGAGCTctgccgcggcgccgacggctttGCGCAGGTTTACCCCGAGCACAAGTACCTCATTGTCGAGGCGCTCCGCCAGCAGGGCTTCCTCGTGGGAAtgaccggcgacggcgtgaacgacgcgcccgcgctcaagCGCGCGGACGTTGGCATCGCGGTGCAGGgtgcgacgaacgcggcgcaggcggcggcagACATCGTGCTCACCGAGCCCGGTCTCTCCACCATTGTCACCGCCATTGTCACCAGTCGCAAGATTTTCCAGCGCATGAAGAACTTCGTGATTTACCGAATCGCGTGCACCGAGCAGCTCCtgctcttcttcttctgGTCATGCATCTTCTACCACCCGAGCGAGTACAACGAGGACTGGCCCTCCTATTTTTACATCCCCGTCATTGCGCTGGTCACCATCACCATCCTCAACGACGGCACCATCATCTCCGTCGCGTACGACAACGTGCACGCGTCGCAGCTGCCGGAGAAGTGGGATCTCAACATCCTCTACATCGTGTCCTCGGCGATTGGCATGACTGCTCTGCTGTCCTCGCTGATTCTTCTGTCCTACGCGCTGTCGTCCGTCGACCCGAACAGCAGCTGGGCGGCCATGGGCCTACCCCAGCTGTCGTACGGCGAGATTCAGTGCCTGATGTACCTGAAGATTTCGCTGTCGGATTACTTCTCCGTGTTTAACTCGCGGTGCAAGGGCTGGATGTGGACTCGCGCGCCCTCGGTGGTGCTCGTCGGTGCGTTCATTCTCGCCACCTTCGCCTCCACCATGCTCAGCGTGTACTGGCCCTTCGGCAACGGCATGGAGGGCATCAGCTGGGCGCTCGCCTTCTACGTGTGGATGTACGTGATGTTCTGGGCCATTGTgcaggacgcggcgaaggtgctGACGTACGCCGTGCTGCAGAACATCGGGTGGGTGCAGagcgtcgacgtcatcgacgaggcggcgctcaagaGGAGTAGGGATCAGCTGTTCGACGTCCAGATTGGCTGA